AATTCAAATATCACGTGTGCTTTTTTCAACAAAAATACAAAACCGTTGTGATTATATTTTGGATATTATAAAAGTTCTAACGTTTGGACATTCGCGTATGGAACTAGATAGTTTAATATGACCATGCAGTATTATTCATTAGGTAAGATCTACGTTACGATATTAATAATACTATGTAGCTAGGGAAAAGTGATGACTACTTGTCAAATCTCAGAgcaacatttatttatcataCAATTCTACTTGGCAACTTAATTAGCTCCGAATTAAAGTGACATGTCACTTACTATACCCTCCGTATATTTGACACAAAATTAAATAGATATAGCTCAAACACCGATAACTAATCGAAATAATAATGCAcggttgattaattaaatagTCCCTCTTTTCCCACTAATCATTTGTTAATTACTCCACCCTCTTAGAAAATCTCTATATAATCCCACCCTTGGATGCACAACCAATCACACAAAAACATTCTATCTTTCTAATCCTTACTTAGTAGTCATCACttcaaaatccaaaaaaatggCAAAGCTAAACCCCATTGCCCTAACTTTAACCATTCTCTGTTTGCTCGTGTCCACACATGATGTGCACGCAGCCCGACATGGGCCCCCTTCCGCCGCGGTGGAAGACGACATCTGTGGCGGGAAAGAGAAGGTGGTGAAGCTCCACTTCTACGTGCAAGATCTCCGGATCGGGCACGTGAACGCCACCGTGTTCGAGGTGGCAAAGGCCTCCATCACCCCGACCAACCCGTTCGCCTTCGGGAGCGTCCACGTCCTCGACGACCTGCTCACGGAGGGGCCCGCCTACAACTCGAGGGCCCTCGGGCGGACCCAGGGGCTCACCACCAACGCCGACCTCTCCgccttcggcatcgccatgaaCCTCAACTTCTACTTCTACGCGGGCCGGTTCAACGGCAGCCAGCTCAGCATCCTCGGCCGCAACCAGGTGACCGACGCTGCCCGCGAGCTGCCCGTGGTCGGGGGCACAGGCGCGTTCCGGTACGCGCGCGGCTACGCGATTCAGACAACCTACTCCATGGATCCTGTGTCGAGCTACGCGGTGTTGGAATACACGATCTACACCACCTACAACTCCAAGTTTAACAGCGAGATTGATGACGAAATTGAGACTGCTGAAATGTGAGGGGGTCGGAGTTGATTTGTTAcgctttttttttaatatgtaatcgatgaaataaaaaaatatgcaagCATGCATGCATATGTAACTTAgcttgttttctgttttctgttttctgttTTTGACAGTTGTAATTGTGTTTCCTGCACTTTTATTAGGAGTTAATTTCACAAATGTTGTTATCTGTTGCACTTTTATTTGGagttaatttcataaatttgatTAATCATACCCGCTAAAGATAATTATGTCAATTAttacaatcccaaaaaaatttgATTAATCATACCCTTGACGTGgtgcgttctgattggccaacggcatttccgttgaaaattcaattttaaaaaaaaaatcgaaaataataccaaaaaattaaaaaaaaaaaaaaatcacaatcccaaaaaatggacgtttttaccgtttttctgtattttttttattttttatccccaaaatcatctataaatacacacattcatcatccatttttcacatcaaatcatctctcattcatattttttcatacagcGTATCTACACCttgaaacaaggcacacaatgcgtgATACTcaaacccacgttgagctacaagaagacctaatcaaacacatttgggcgaaattcggccacgagtagtgggttttttaattttatgaatttaattatgtaatttttaatttttaggattttaattatgtactttttaaattttaggattttaattatgtaatttttattttttaggattttaattatgtaatttttaattttttgtaatttgtaatattatttcggttatttttaatgaattttaatattgtggaaatgtttttatttaaattgaataatagaatggtgggactatttagcttgtccttgcggaagagcacggatgtgggtgttgtgctcttgcctaagagcatggagtaaaagtgggtccgggtcCGGGTCCATATCCGTGCTCGTtgacaagagcacggatgtggatgctcttagtgtttATAATAAAGTCGATTCaatggtatttttttaatatgaaaCGACATGCATTTTCAGTGACCGTTGACAATcccaaaatatctaaaaaaAACCTTTAAAGTTTTCATAGTATTACTTTTTCAATTAAACTTATTTATTCACAAAACCTAAGTTTAACAAAATACTGATATATGTTTGCGCCAAAATATATACTCATGTAAGTATCCTAGGACCTTGCCGACTTGGATTATAACGATGTCTATTTCAATGTTATAATTAAGTATGTTCAATGTGAGTATATAATGAAAAAAGCTCAATGTACTTAATAAAGTGTATTTTTGAATTAAGGGTGTATGTAGTGACTCTGTACATTTAGCATAGTGTTTTCACATTCTCATCAAAATGTAGTTTTCTGATATTCCAACTAACGGGTGGTTGTTGTGATATATGAAAAACTACTTCTTAGTGTCGAACCATTGAACCAACAAGAAATTCATTACTAGATAACATGGAGTTTATTTTAACATCATTTCAGTTCATTCTTTTTAACTCCATATAAAATGAACTAAAAAAGAACTCCATGTTACCTAACAATgtactaaaataactaaaacaAACTAAAAGAAAAGGGTTCGATGGTTCGGCGCTagaaattagttcgacattagATCATAATCCTCCaactatacatacatatataaatgTGTGTGAGATTTACGAAATAAATTCTTGTTAAACAATAGGTTACGAACCATAAATTCGTTGTGGAATATGAAAGATTTCGCCATGTACCGTAACCGTatgatttcaaaaattaaattttccgttAACTCATCTAGGATTCTAACACATGACCATATTCATACAACAATGTGATGCATATATTTTTACGATCTAGATTCTAGCTAGGAGCTAAATAATTCCTAATTTGTAAAAGTTATTCTGTATTTAGGTCATCAGCCTctctttctatatatttatgtatGCATACGGCTGCTAGaaaagttatttttattttagtcatttttatttatgtatgcaTACGGGTGGCAGAGATCGGATCGACAAATAAACTTTAAATGGGTTAAAAACGACAAATTCCATATATTTGAAGCATATGCATCaatattttatgattaattatagATACACAATTATAACATTGTACTAGTCATATTTAGAATTCAAAATCCATCTGCCCCCTTctctaaaaaattcaaaaacacTACACAGAGAGAGAATATGCCATTGGGCTTTGTTACCATGATCACATTTCTCAATACGTATGTTTTGGATTCATACGTGTGAATAGGTGCATATTTGTCTACCCTTAAaatgttaggaattcttgtattcatctaatgagcgcagcggaaattgcagataagaataacagatctagattcataatcatattgcaagttgaacacgtaatacacaacggaactaaatcttaattgttgtgttgttttcttctacgattgtgtcctgcaagttgaatccactactatcgaggtccacgtgtattctgatccgatgcaggaacaattcctcggtacaatcgttctatagagaaagctaggaaatcTCTTGTGAACGTAGCGCCGCTTTTCTCTCTTAGAGAATTAGGTTTTCTGTATTTTATATTCTCTACAATAGATCATAtatataatagaataattgtaacattggaccaagcccaatataattatttcctattaatctaatctagctcATTAATCTTTCATAACCATCCTTACGGATGACACGTTATAGAAATTTTGAAGTATAATTTGCCATGTGATcctgtttttttaaaaataagtatAAAGTGTGCTTAAGCCAAGGAACTATGAGAGTCTAAAAGAGTACAAATAACTAAGGACACTACACCAGAACAAAACTAAGAAAAGCATGGCTATCACAAACACCCCATACTCCTTGTAAATCACTCCTTGTAAATCAGACAAAGGACCAATGCAGAAAGTTTGGAGAGCAGCAAAAAACACGTGTTGCAAAAAGTTCAACCAACAAGAACAAGAGACAGCCATGTAGTTCTGTTATATGGACTTAATTCTATTCAAATTGTATATTTATACTATAAAGTATAGTCCTAGTTTTTTGTATTAGTAAATAATGAGCAACTGAAATTGTATGTGTTAGGTTTAGTACACTGAAAACcatgtttcgagcacgaatAGAAATAcaaaaaaactctacaatccactttttacccgattcagtattattcgagcagtttcgcacgaatagaatcactaatattattacattgtgtttgcttgtgcatttataagatgttttacaaacatttaaatgtataaaaagcaaacaaagtataagtctttgttttagtagaccggttgtgggcgtcgtccactttaaggtaacacggtcagttctgaacaaagaaaaacaagaatttcacaacctacataggatttggctacctatcatgaaaggttgcaatgtcagtccgatatttctaagccttactaaataagatgacattagtGTGGTAcagcactgaacggatctaatagcaagacatgtcttcatGCTATCTACTGGAAGAGTAGGTTttgataaacaactatttcttgatcaacatacgttagcatagagcatacgttattgattatgcattactttgacttatcaaatggtgcgggttttcgCAActcaataatcctgatatatcgGGTAGCggtaattaatatctagcggcactaggattgctattatattgcaTCGTGCAACTGGTGAGtctggtttgataatgtcctcaagaggagctcgaacaatgttttattattcgaaaactggtcagttggaatttaattattccatgaataataaataagtgtttcttgctaagtccactcttggaattaaaaagatgttaattaattaagtctatagcagacactaattaattaatggacatttctatcttaagtgcgGGAAATAAACGACAAATAAAACGGAAATCCGGATTatttataatttcggatttggatgggcagtgcaatattacttccgtagtggctgctcgtagtattccaatataagcttgtattaaattgtgggttcaatttaattattaaaaagttAATTGAGGGAgatcatatccaaaaccttccatagatccctgaccgtgtccaatatgtaacttaatattaacaggagaataaaggagacaaaatCATTGATTAATTTCTCTACAGAAATTTCGTCCATCTATCTCTACAGAAGAGGGCGAttttttcagctctcctccgtgagggatttctgtcttctttattcgagtcctagtattttgataagatcagcccaccctgatatcgagatacagttcgggaaccagtcagaagatctgtggtctagtattgaagatcatcgtggagaaggcacaagcaatcgacgattctttggagaatcaaatcagTAACtataaaccgtagaattcatgttctAGGATTTACTTTCTTAGAGCTTGAAtgatttgcgttctagcatgcaattatatgtttaacatgtgaattgattaatcgtataatcggtcaaatagatccttatctgatttatttgttatgtacaagtcttccgttgTGCATGGGGCACTAAACCCCATCAGTATGAATATAAAATTAGAATGATTAAATGAAAGAGATTTACCTCGAGTACATTTTGTCCTATAATTGAATCGAAATGCCAAAATGTAAATGTTAAAACATTGAAAAACTTCGAGGATTGCATTGTGTTAGATAAAGATTGATGTTATTAAACTGTTAGTTTGTTACACAAAGCCTTATTATATATAGGAAAACAGAGCTTGCATTCATCGTATTATAAGAAGACATATTCATAATCTCTAGCTGTCTTCATATAGATTCTCTGCATTGACCAACTGATCTTAGGCAATATGATATGGTATATCATGGTCTCGGTAGCATCGCCCAACTTATTGTAGGCTAGatgtaaatattaaattttataggCAAAGTTATATCATTATTATATATGTGTGGGGTCAATTTAACCCTTAGGACTTGTTTGGTAATTATGTCATGTTTCGACTAGACATGATATCTTTATGATAGTTATCATAGTTTCGATTagttaatttatatatattggGTGTTTGGTATATTTAGATAATTGTGAGTTATCTTATTGTAGTGTTTGGTACAATAAGTCATAAGCAAGGATTAAAATTATGATTGTCAAAATTATCCTCATTAATTTAAGTTAATTACTAAACTATCCTCCTTACAAAAATTTGCATCTTTTCAAGTTAAACTCCTTACTTATCAAAAAAACGTATATTTATTCTAAAAAAACGTTTGTTTATTTGGTATTCTATTTTTGTAAGCATTGAttattttggtcaaattttatgaataagCATTGATTATTTTGGACAAATtctatatgaaaatattttatcaagtgcCAAATTTTGTACATTCAAATTTTTTGAAGTTTAAAGCATTTGTGGATTGAATAAAAttgtatatttttgtttaaaaaagcAATTGCCCTTAAG
This portion of the Salvia splendens isolate huo1 chromosome 10, SspV2, whole genome shotgun sequence genome encodes:
- the LOC121751543 gene encoding dirigent protein 1-like, which encodes MAKLNPIALTLTILCLLVSTHDVHAARHGPPSAAVEDDICGGKEKVVKLHFYVQDLRIGHVNATVFEVAKASITPTNPFAFGSVHVLDDLLTEGPAYNSRALGRTQGLTTNADLSAFGIAMNLNFYFYAGRFNGSQLSILGRNQVTDAARELPVVGGTGAFRYARGYAIQTTYSMDPVSSYAVLEYTIYTTYNSKFNSEIDDEIETAEM